The DNA window GCGGCCGTTGCCCTGCTCGATTGCCCCGCGAATCATCGCCGATTGATCGGCGGTACCATGGTGCATGGCGTGCAGCAGCGGTAGCGTCGGTTTGCCTTCGTTGAGGTCGTCACCGACGTTTTTACCAAGCCGCTCTCCGTCGGAGCTGTAATCGAGTAAATCGTCGATCAGCTGGAAAGCGGTGCCGAGATAGCGGCCATAATCCTGCAACGCGCGCTCTTCTTCCGCAGTGCAGTCGGCCAGTAATCCCGCACACTGCGAGGCAGCCTCAAACAGACGCGCCGTCTTGCTGTAGATGACGCGCATGTAGTTCTCTTCCGTGATATCCGGGTCATTGACGTTCATCAGCTGCAGCACTTCGCCTTCGGCAATGACGTTCACCGCTTCCGACATGACCTCGAGGATCTTCAGCGAGCCCAACTGGGTCATCATCTGAAAGGCGCGGGTATAGATAAAATCGCCGACCAGCACGCTGGCGGCATTGCCAAACGCCGCATTTGCCGTGGCTTTGCCGCGACGCATATCAGACTCATCGACGACGTCGTCATGCAGCAGGGTGGCGGTATGAATAAATTCAATCAGCGCAGCAATGGTGACATGCGCGCTCCCCTGATAGCCCACCGCGCGGGCGGCGAGCACAGCAATCATCGGGCGAATGCGTTTGCCGCCGCCGCTGACGATGTAATAGCCTAACTGA is part of the Klebsiella quasipneumoniae subsp. quasipneumoniae genome and encodes:
- the ispB gene encoding octaprenyl diphosphate synthase — encoded protein: MNLEKINELTAQDMAGVNATILEQLNSDVQLINQLGYYIVSGGGKRIRPMIAVLAARAVGYQGSAHVTIAALIEFIHTATLLHDDVVDESDMRRGKATANAAFGNAASVLVGDFIYTRAFQMMTQLGSLKILEVMSEAVNVIAEGEVLQLMNVNDPDITEENYMRVIYSKTARLFEAASQCAGLLADCTAEEERALQDYGRYLGTAFQLIDDLLDYSSDGERLGKNVGDDLNEGKPTLPLLHAMHHGTADQSAMIRGAIEQGNGRHLLDAVLETMAACGSLEWTQKRAEEEADKAIAALQVLPDTPWREALIGLAHIAVQRDH